In Populus nigra chromosome 10, ddPopNigr1.1, whole genome shotgun sequence, the following proteins share a genomic window:
- the LOC133704973 gene encoding uncharacterized protein LOC133704973 — MGNCNCFTNSKQAMAEIAPYDLIKSTTAVHLYGDPATSSTLYFHFALLYKTRALQFTPTDDPQPVVQIGSETISGTREMMVRFIDVKLPQPPLVVPVEEEGCETAALVVKMAALQHRSVVWHLERMVRWSEDLVTRGGRRNGDPAMGSERMEVKKFQKSYTQLLEVMVEHAQMEERVVFPLLETAERGLCKAANEEHGRDLPIMNGIKEDIKSIVVLDTGSHDYREALRNLSSRLRSLLEHSKEHFQEEERDVLPLMEAMELSKEQQLRVLEQCFDVMQGTHSHLFSSFIHGLLPREAMQYLDLIISCKEEKLVAPMLLRIIQ; from the exons ATGGGAAATTGCAACTGTTTTACAAACTCAAAACAAGCAATGGCTGAGATAGCTCCATATGATCTCATCAAATCAACTACAGCCGTCCACTTATACGGTGACCCCGCCACCTCTTCCACTCTCTACTTTCATTTTGCTCTTCTTTACAAGACCAGAGCGCTTCAGTTTACACCCACTGATGACCCGCAACCAGTGGTTCAAATCGGGTCTGAAACGATTTCGGGAACCCGAGAGATGATGGTCCGGTTCATAGACGTGAAGTTGCCGCAGCCGCCGTTGGTTGTGCCGGTGGAGGAGGAGGGATGTGAGACGGCGGCGTTGGTGGTGAAAATGGCGGCGTTGCAACATAGGAGTGTGGTGTGGCATTTGGAGAGGATGGTGAGGTGGAGTGAAGATTTGGTGACACGTGGTGGGAGGAGGAATGGTGATCCGGCAATGGGGAGTGAGAGGATGGAGGTGAAGAAGTTTCAAAAGAGTTATACACAGTTGTTGGAGGTCATGGTTGAGCACGCGCAAATGGAGGAGCGTGTGGTTTTTCCGCTTTTGGAAACGGCTGAGAGAG GGCTATGTAAAGCTGCAAATGAGGAACATGGAAGGGACCTGCCCATCATGAATGGAATCAAAGAAGATATAAAATCAATTGTAGTTCTTGACACTGGAAGCCATGACTACCGAGAGGCTCTTCGGAACCTTTCCTCTCGGCTCAGATCATTGCTG GAGCATAGTAAAGAGCACTTCCAGGAGGAGGAAAGAGATGTATTGCCATTGATGGAGGCTATGGAGCTGAGCAAGGAGCAGCAATTGAGGGTATTGGAGCAGTGTTTTGATGTGATGCAAGGGACCCATTCGCATTTGTTCAGCTCTTTTATCCACGGCCTTCTCCCTCGAGAAGCAATGCAGTACCTGGATTTGATTATAAGTTGCAAAGAGGAAAAACTCGTGGCCCCCATGCTTCTTAGGATTATCCAGTAG